A window of the Parvularcula bermudensis HTCC2503 genome harbors these coding sequences:
- the pheT gene encoding phenylalanine--tRNA ligase subunit beta, producing the protein MKFTLSWLKRHLETDASIDEIADMMVRIGLEVEDISNPADALSAMSVGHILRAERHPDADKLQVCTVATKDGEKQIVCGAPNARADLKVAYAPVGAYVPGIDVTLTKAKIRGVESFGMLCSASELEISDEHAGIMELPAAAAVGTPLADLLDIDDPVIDFEVTPNRPDTNGVDGVARDLAAAGLGKLITPTPVPTDGHFPCPIAIEIDDEEACPAFLGRVIRNVKNGPSPAWLQAQLKAIGLRPINALVDVTNFLSYDRARPLHVYDTSALMGTVRARRGREGESFLALDGKTYSVDADMTVIADDEKVLGLGGVMGGEASGCTEETTSVLIESALFDPLITARTGRRTGIVSDARYRFERGVDPAGVESGMDLAVQMILEICGGEVSDPLLAGSLETAREAITFPPNEVERLTGLDVTEGEKEDILLALGFEVSRGGTWEVTPPTWRPDIMGKADLVEEIARIHGFDDLPTLPLPPMPSKRQLDRPRWLETMARAGFAEAGYLETISWAFCEDQAARLFGGETAPKLSNPISSDLGRMRPSPLPGLLAAVQRNAAYGAREVRLFEVGAGYPGDAPEDQMLIAAAVQWGAGAKTWQRPPREPSVFDAKALALEILGRLGAPVDNLMTFAEGPPHYHPGRKGRLSLGPKTTLAHFGELHPTVLKALDVSGPVIAVELYPHALPPSKAKGPSRPARQTSKLMPLRRDFAFVVDKAIAADTLLKAVRGADKALISEVHLFDIYEGDGLPADRKSLAVTVTIQPKEASLDEAAINALSAKIVAQAEKAVGATLRG; encoded by the coding sequence ATGAAGTTCACGCTCTCCTGGCTCAAGCGCCATCTCGAAACCGACGCCTCGATTGACGAGATTGCCGACATGATGGTCCGTATAGGGCTTGAGGTGGAGGATATCTCCAATCCGGCCGACGCCCTTTCGGCCATGTCCGTTGGTCATATCCTTCGCGCCGAGCGTCATCCCGATGCGGATAAGCTCCAAGTGTGTACCGTGGCGACAAAGGATGGCGAGAAACAGATCGTCTGCGGCGCCCCGAATGCGCGCGCTGATCTCAAGGTCGCCTATGCCCCCGTTGGCGCCTATGTGCCTGGGATCGATGTGACCCTTACCAAGGCGAAGATCCGCGGCGTGGAAAGCTTTGGGATGCTGTGCTCTGCATCGGAGCTTGAGATCAGCGACGAGCATGCGGGGATCATGGAGCTACCGGCGGCGGCGGCTGTCGGCACCCCCCTGGCCGATCTCTTGGACATCGACGATCCAGTCATTGATTTCGAAGTGACGCCAAACCGTCCGGACACGAATGGTGTTGACGGGGTTGCGCGGGATCTGGCCGCGGCGGGGCTTGGAAAACTGATCACCCCCACCCCTGTGCCCACGGATGGACACTTCCCCTGTCCCATCGCCATCGAGATCGATGATGAAGAGGCGTGCCCGGCCTTTCTTGGGCGGGTCATCCGTAATGTGAAAAACGGGCCCTCTCCCGCCTGGTTGCAGGCGCAACTGAAAGCGATTGGACTTCGGCCCATCAATGCCCTTGTCGATGTGACGAATTTTCTGTCCTACGATCGGGCCCGACCGCTCCATGTTTATGACACCTCGGCACTCATGGGGACCGTCCGTGCCCGACGCGGACGAGAGGGAGAAAGCTTCCTCGCGCTGGATGGCAAGACCTATTCGGTTGATGCCGATATGACCGTCATTGCCGATGACGAAAAGGTCTTGGGTCTTGGCGGCGTGATGGGGGGCGAGGCGAGCGGCTGCACTGAGGAGACGACCTCTGTCCTGATCGAAAGCGCGCTGTTCGATCCGCTGATCACGGCCCGAACAGGGCGTCGGACAGGCATCGTCTCGGATGCGCGTTACCGGTTCGAGCGGGGTGTCGATCCCGCCGGGGTCGAAAGCGGGATGGATCTGGCGGTCCAGATGATCCTTGAGATATGCGGCGGCGAGGTCAGTGACCCCCTATTGGCCGGAAGTTTGGAGACAGCGCGCGAAGCCATCACCTTTCCGCCCAATGAGGTTGAGCGCCTGACCGGCCTCGATGTGACCGAGGGGGAGAAGGAAGACATTCTTCTCGCCCTTGGGTTCGAGGTGTCGCGGGGCGGCACCTGGGAAGTGACCCCGCCGACCTGGCGGCCCGATATCATGGGAAAGGCCGATCTTGTCGAGGAGATTGCCCGGATCCACGGCTTTGACGATCTGCCCACCCTGCCGCTGCCCCCGATGCCCAGCAAGAGACAGCTTGACCGCCCGCGGTGGCTTGAGACTATGGCGCGCGCAGGCTTTGCCGAGGCTGGCTATCTGGAGACCATCAGTTGGGCGTTCTGTGAGGACCAAGCCGCGCGCCTGTTCGGCGGCGAGACCGCCCCAAAGCTCAGCAATCCCATCTCCAGCGATCTAGGCCGGATGCGCCCCAGTCCATTGCCCGGTCTGCTTGCCGCGGTGCAACGCAACGCGGCCTATGGCGCAAGGGAAGTTCGTCTGTTCGAGGTCGGGGCGGGTTATCCTGGCGATGCGCCGGAGGATCAGATGCTGATCGCTGCGGCGGTACAATGGGGCGCAGGGGCCAAGACCTGGCAGCGCCCCCCCCGCGAGCCGTCCGTCTTCGACGCAAAAGCCCTTGCCCTTGAGATCCTCGGACGGCTTGGCGCCCCCGTCGACAATCTGATGACCTTTGCCGAGGGTCCCCCCCATTATCACCCCGGACGCAAGGGGCGATTGTCCCTCGGGCCCAAAACGACTCTCGCCCATTTCGGCGAGCTGCATCCGACGGTATTGAAGGCGCTGGATGTGAGCGGTCCGGTCATCGCCGTCGAACTCTATCCCCACGCCCTGCCCCCGTCGAAAGCAAAGGGGCCGAGCCGACCTGCACGGCAAACCTCAAAGCTTATGCCCTTACGGCGTGATTTCGCCTTTGTCGTCGATAAGGCCATCGCCGCCGATACCTTGTTGAAAGCTGTGCGGGGGGCGGACAAAGCCTTGATCAGCGAAGTTCATCTCTTCGATATCTATGAGGGGGACGGACTACCGGCCGATCGAAAATCCCTCGCCGTGACCGTGACGATCCAGCCGAAAGAGGCGTCTCTCGACGAGGCAGCGATCAACGCCCTCAGCGCAAAAATCGTTGCGCAGGCTGAAAAGGCGGTCGGCGCGACCTTGCGCGGCTAA
- the pheS gene encoding phenylalanine--tRNA ligase subunit alpha, whose amino-acid sequence MPSDDLDALEHRLMADIDAAPDEAALEAVRVAALGKKGAVSDRLKTLGKMTPDERKLAGPLLNQLKERLSVAIAARKEILEHAALEARLSQETVDVTLPVTQRPVGKIHPVSHVFAEIEAIFAEMGFTVRTGPDIEDDFHNFTALNFPQGHPAREMHDTFFLEANETGEQKVLRTHTSPVQVRTMMTETPPIRIIAPGRTFRCDSDQTHTPMFHQVEGLVIDKETHLGHLKGTLEAFVRAFFEIDDVATRFRPHFFPFTEPSAEMDVAYERQGGKITFGKGDKWMEILGCGMVHPNVLRNCGIDPDIYQGFAFGMGVDRLAMLKYGIPDLREFFAGDTDWLNHYGFAPDAGTGSF is encoded by the coding sequence ATGCCCTCCGACGATCTCGATGCCCTTGAACACCGCCTGATGGCGGACATTGATGCCGCCCCTGACGAAGCCGCCCTCGAAGCAGTCAGAGTAGCGGCCCTCGGCAAAAAGGGCGCGGTGTCCGACCGTCTCAAAACCCTGGGCAAGATGACCCCCGACGAGCGAAAACTGGCGGGCCCCCTCCTCAATCAGCTTAAGGAACGACTCTCGGTCGCCATCGCGGCGCGCAAGGAGATTCTGGAGCACGCCGCCCTCGAAGCACGGCTAAGCCAGGAGACGGTGGACGTCACCTTGCCGGTCACCCAGCGCCCGGTCGGAAAGATCCACCCCGTCTCCCATGTCTTTGCGGAGATCGAGGCGATCTTTGCGGAGATGGGGTTCACGGTCCGAACCGGACCCGACATCGAGGATGATTTTCACAATTTCACCGCCCTCAATTTTCCGCAAGGACACCCCGCGAGGGAAATGCACGACACCTTCTTCCTCGAAGCGAATGAGACGGGGGAGCAAAAGGTTCTGCGCACCCACACCTCTCCGGTACAAGTGCGCACGATGATGACGGAAACCCCGCCCATCCGTATCATTGCCCCGGGTCGAACCTTTCGATGCGATTCAGATCAGACGCATACACCGATGTTCCATCAGGTGGAGGGGCTGGTCATCGACAAGGAAACCCACCTTGGCCACCTGAAAGGGACACTCGAAGCCTTTGTTCGGGCTTTCTTTGAGATTGACGATGTGGCAACGCGGTTCCGACCGCATTTCTTTCCGTTTACTGAGCCTTCAGCCGAAATGGATGTCGCCTATGAACGGCAGGGCGGGAAAATCACCTTTGGCAAAGGCGACAAATGGATGGAAATATTGGGCTGCGGCATGGTTCACCCCAATGTGTTACGCAATTGCGGCATCGATCCGGACATCTATCAGGGCTTTGCCTTCGGCATGGGGGTCGATCGGCTCGCCATGTTAAAATACGGCATCCCCGATCTTAGGGAATTTTTCGCCGGGGACACTGACTGGCTCAACCATTACGGCTTCGCCCCCGATGCGGGCACCGGCTCATTCTGA
- the rplT gene encoding 50S ribosomal protein L20 produces MSRVKTGTVRKARHKKIIGQAKGYYGARHRLFRTANQAVEKAGQYAYRDRKARKREFRRLWIQRINAAVREHGLTYSVFMNGLAKAGIEVDRKMLADLAAREPESFAAIVEKAKGALAA; encoded by the coding sequence ATGTCACGCGTTAAGACCGGCACCGTCCGGAAAGCTCGCCATAAGAAAATTATCGGCCAGGCAAAGGGCTATTACGGGGCCCGCCATCGCCTGTTCCGTACCGCCAACCAGGCCGTCGAAAAAGCCGGCCAGTATGCCTATCGCGACCGCAAGGCGCGCAAGCGGGAGTTCCGCCGTCTGTGGATCCAGCGGATCAACGCGGCGGTCCGTGAACACGGGCTGACCTATTCGGTCTTCATGAACGGCCTCGCCAAGGCCGGGATCGAAGTCGACCGCAAGATGCTGGCCGACCTTGCGGCGCGCGAGCCTGAGAGCTTTGCCGCCATCGTCGAAAAGGCCAAAGGCGCTCTCGCCGCCTAA
- the rpmI gene encoding 50S ribosomal protein L35 produces MPKMKTKSGAKKRFKVTGTGKIMALSTGKRHGMIKRTPKQIRQKRGMEPLSEPDQRIAKKYMPYDR; encoded by the coding sequence ATGCCGAAAATGAAGACCAAATCCGGCGCGAAAAAGCGCTTTAAGGTGACGGGAACCGGGAAAATCATGGCGCTTAGCACAGGCAAGCGCCATGGCATGATCAAACGGACCCCCAAGCAAATTCGCCAAAAGCGCGGCATGGAACCGCTGTCCGAACCGGATCAGCGGATCGCTAAAAAATACATGCCCTACGATCGCTGA